In a single window of the Bacillus mycoides genome:
- a CDS encoding amino acid permease, with protein sequence MNSATNQSTSKTQTTQGQGELKRGLKSRHLTMISLGGTIGTGLFLASGGVIHSAGPGGALVAYAAIGIMVYFLMTSLAELAAYMPVTGSFSTYATKFVDPSLGFALGWNYWYNWAITIAAELAAVTLIMKFWFPDTPSLIWSGLCLAIIFLLNYLSVKGFGESEYWFALIKVVTIIIFLIVGFMMIFGIMGGESVGFKNFTVADAPFNGGIMAIIGVFMAAGFSFQGTELLGVAAGETADPERNIPKAIRSIFWRILLFYILAILVIGLLIPYTTESLAASDVTVSPFTLVFEKAGVAFAASVMNAVILTAVLSAGNSGMYASTRMLWDLARQGKAPKFLGKLDSRGVPVNALIATSVVGSVAFIASLFGDGVVYIWLLNASGMSGFIAWVGIAISHYRFRKAYIAQGKDLKDLPYQAKWFPFGPIFAFTLCVIVILGQNYGAFTGASIDWNGVLVSYIGLPLFLVLWLGYKFTKKTKVIPLDKCELK encoded by the coding sequence ATGAATAGCGCAACAAATCAATCTACCTCTAAAACGCAAACTACACAAGGACAAGGTGAATTAAAACGCGGATTAAAATCTCGTCACCTTACGATGATTTCTCTCGGTGGTACAATCGGTACCGGATTATTTCTTGCCAGTGGTGGTGTTATCCATTCAGCTGGTCCTGGCGGTGCATTAGTCGCATATGCCGCAATTGGAATTATGGTTTATTTTTTAATGACAAGCTTAGCAGAACTCGCGGCTTACATGCCTGTTACTGGATCTTTTAGTACTTATGCAACAAAATTTGTTGATCCATCACTTGGTTTTGCACTTGGATGGAACTATTGGTATAACTGGGCGATTACGATTGCAGCTGAACTAGCGGCCGTAACATTAATTATGAAATTTTGGTTCCCAGATACCCCTTCTCTTATTTGGAGTGGACTTTGTTTAGCTATTATTTTTCTCTTAAACTATTTATCTGTTAAAGGTTTTGGTGAATCTGAATATTGGTTCGCACTTATTAAAGTAGTTACTATTATTATCTTTTTAATTGTCGGTTTTATGATGATTTTTGGAATTATGGGCGGCGAATCTGTTGGCTTTAAAAACTTCACTGTTGCAGATGCACCATTTAATGGCGGCATCATGGCAATTATCGGTGTATTTATGGCTGCTGGTTTCTCATTCCAAGGAACTGAATTATTAGGAGTAGCTGCTGGTGAAACTGCTGATCCAGAACGCAATATTCCGAAAGCAATTCGTTCTATCTTTTGGCGCATTTTATTATTCTATATTTTAGCAATTCTCGTTATCGGTTTATTAATTCCTTATACGACTGAAAGCCTTGCAGCAAGTGATGTTACAGTAAGTCCATTTACACTTGTATTTGAAAAAGCGGGCGTTGCCTTCGCTGCTTCTGTTATGAACGCTGTTATTTTAACTGCAGTACTTTCTGCTGGTAACTCTGGAATGTATGCATCAACTCGTATGCTTTGGGATTTAGCTCGCCAAGGAAAAGCACCAAAGTTCTTAGGGAAATTAGATAGCCGCGGTGTACCTGTTAACGCATTAATCGCAACATCAGTAGTTGGTAGCGTCGCTTTCATCGCTTCTTTATTCGGTGACGGTGTTGTATACATTTGGTTATTAAATGCTTCAGGGATGTCAGGATTTATTGCTTGGGTAGGGATTGCTATTAGTCATTACCGTTTCCGTAAAGCCTATATTGCACAAGGGAAAGATTTGAAAGATTTACCATATCAAGCGAAATGGTTCCCGTTCGGTCCAATCTTTGCATTTACACTTTGTGTTATTGTTATTTTAGGTCAAAACTACGGAGCATTTACAGGAGCATCTATCGACTGGAACGGTGTACTCGTTTCTTACATCGGTTTACCACTCTTCTTAGTACTATGGTTAGGTTATAAATTTACTAAGAAAACGAAAGTCATTCCACTTGATAAATGTGAACTGAAATAA
- a CDS encoding NUDIX hydrolase yields the protein MYKYTICFIRKGDNILLLNRNKKPTMGMWNGVGGKIEEYETPYEGVIRETFEETGIELPSVTYKGNVMFQVKDEPLGSEGMYVFLTDLPDGVHIDTPVSTDEGILEWKSIDWILDGDNRGVVSNLQRYLPRVLKEENNLEHTFTYDNRNIIDYTTTLLTEDDTKKRYEKHLISQ from the coding sequence ATGTATAAGTACACAATTTGCTTCATTAGAAAAGGAGATAATATACTGCTATTAAATAGAAACAAAAAGCCGACAATGGGAATGTGGAATGGTGTCGGAGGGAAAATAGAAGAGTATGAAACGCCATACGAAGGAGTTATTAGAGAAACGTTTGAGGAAACGGGAATAGAGCTTCCAAGTGTAACGTATAAAGGGAATGTTATGTTTCAAGTTAAAGACGAACCTTTGGGTAGTGAGGGAATGTATGTATTCCTTACTGATTTACCAGATGGAGTACATATTGATACGCCAGTAAGCACAGATGAAGGTATATTAGAATGGAAGTCAATTGATTGGATATTAGATGGTGATAATAGAGGTGTAGTTAGCAATTTGCAAAGATATTTACCAAGAGTATTAAAAGAAGAAAACAATTTAGAGCATACATTCACATATGATAACCGGAATATTATTGATTACACAACTACACTTTTGACAGAAGATGATACGAAAAAACGATATGAAAAACATCTCATTTCTCAATAG
- a CDS encoding GNAT family N-acetyltransferase, whose protein sequence is MKLETERLYIVPCTEEWIQIADNQGYNSGPHIVGHIENMKRDAASLPWGPWYVIRKEDDVVLGDIGFKGKPNEQHTVEIGYGFIEKYWNKGYATEAVSELMKWAFQTGEVETIIAETLLDNYSSIRVLEKLHMKRVNSTETMVNWKIEK, encoded by the coding sequence ATGAAATTAGAAACGGAAAGATTATATATAGTACCGTGTACAGAAGAATGGATTCAAATTGCGGATAATCAAGGATACAATAGTGGTCCGCATATTGTAGGACATATAGAAAATATGAAACGAGATGCGGCTTCATTACCGTGGGGACCGTGGTATGTTATTCGGAAAGAGGATGATGTTGTTCTAGGTGATATAGGATTTAAAGGGAAACCGAATGAGCAACATACGGTAGAAATTGGTTACGGATTTATTGAGAAATATTGGAATAAAGGGTATGCAACAGAAGCAGTTAGTGAATTAATGAAATGGGCTTTTCAAACAGGGGAAGTGGAAACGATTATAGCGGAGACACTCCTTGATAATTATAGCTCTATTCGTGTCTTAGAGAAATTACATATGAAAAGAGTAAATAGTACTGAAACGATGGTCAATTGGAAAATAGAAAAATAA
- a CDS encoding DNA cytosine methyltransferase, translated as MFTVGVVQFGLLTTLHYLNPNQFNGVRKLSWDQPSYTITSHIAKDGREFIHPQENRRLTVRECLRLMSVPDTYVIPPHIPLNQQYTLILVMA; from the coding sequence TTGTTTACAGTAGGTGTTGTACAATTCGGTTTACTTACTACGTTGCATTATCTAAACCCAAACCAATTTAATGGTGTAAGAAAGTTATCTTGGGATCAACCATCCTACACTATCACTTCTCATATTGCAAAGGATGGTAGAGAGTTTATTCATCCACAAGAAAATAGAAGGTTAACCGTTCGAGAATGCTTAAGATTAATGAGTGTTCCAGATACATACGTTATTCCGCCTCATATACCATTAAATCAACAATATACACTTATTTTAGTAATGGCGTAG
- a CDS encoding class I SAM-dependent methyltransferase: MKRDPLFSALLESAKTNFSGWDFSFISETGRMNSEPLSWSYGSTAFQLMQRAKSMLDMGTGGGEFLSMLQPFPSTIYATEGYAPNVPIARKKLEPLGVIVVEVTDDTALPFQDGQFDLIVNQHESYSASEVKRSLSTNGTFLTQQVGGLDCAELNEQFGTPLNSEFSSWSLETACSELRKSGFTILEAKEEFPLQRFYDVGSVVYYLQAIPWQIPEFTVDSYTEELYRIHEIILQKGYFDVKQHRFIIKANYEE; encoded by the coding sequence ATGAAACGTGATCCATTATTTTCAGCACTATTAGAAAGTGCAAAGACTAACTTTAGCGGCTGGGATTTTTCTTTCATTTCAGAAACTGGCCGTATGAATAGCGAGCCCCTATCATGGTCATACGGTAGCACTGCTTTCCAGCTTATGCAACGTGCAAAATCAATGCTAGATATGGGGACTGGTGGCGGAGAGTTTTTATCTATGTTACAACCGTTCCCGTCAACTATTTATGCGACTGAGGGCTATGCTCCGAATGTCCCAATTGCACGAAAGAAATTAGAACCTTTAGGAGTTATAGTCGTAGAAGTGACTGATGATACTGCTTTACCATTTCAAGATGGTCAGTTTGATTTAATTGTGAATCAACATGAATCCTATTCTGCTTCTGAAGTGAAAAGAAGTCTTTCCACCAATGGAACATTTCTTACACAACAAGTCGGTGGTCTTGATTGTGCGGAACTGAATGAGCAGTTTGGCACACCGCTGAATAGCGAATTTTCAAGTTGGTCACTCGAAACGGCATGTAGTGAATTGAGAAAAAGCGGATTTACAATTTTAGAAGCGAAGGAAGAGTTCCCTCTTCAGCGTTTTTATGATGTCGGTTCTGTTGTCTATTACTTGCAAGCAATTCCGTGGCAAATTCCTGAATTTACAGTAGACAGCTATACCGAGGAATTGTATCGCATACATGAAATCATCTTGCAAAAAGGATATTTCGATGTGAAGCAACACCGCTTTATTATTAAAGCAAATTATGAAGAGTAA
- a CDS encoding DNA alkylation repair protein, with protein sequence MGKYVPLKFLFNKELAEKMADSICKHDPNFSKRNFVSTVTYKVENLELKQRIEVIADELHNALQKDFNEAIHILLKTLGPENPTEVGTFTKGYMYMPIAKYVEKYGLNDFDSSFNAMYEITKRNTAEYAIRPYLEKYHEETLDILQQWLRDENSHIRRLASEGTRPRLPWAKKIGALKGDFRNNLKLLEPLMNDPSNYVQKSVANHINDITKEDKELVFRWLRELLDKNHPVNPWIMKHGLRTVIKNGTLPKDFYF encoded by the coding sequence ATGGGCAAATATGTTCCGTTAAAATTTTTATTTAACAAAGAATTAGCAGAAAAAATGGCTGATTCTATTTGTAAACACGATCCTAATTTCTCTAAAAGAAACTTTGTATCTACCGTAACATATAAAGTTGAAAATTTAGAGTTAAAGCAACGTATAGAAGTAATAGCAGATGAATTACACAATGCATTACAAAAAGATTTTAATGAAGCAATACATATATTACTGAAAACATTAGGACCAGAAAATCCAACAGAAGTCGGCACATTTACAAAGGGTTATATGTATATGCCTATCGCAAAATACGTTGAAAAATATGGGCTTAACGATTTTGACTCCTCATTCAACGCAATGTATGAAATAACAAAAAGAAATACTGCTGAATATGCCATTCGTCCTTATCTTGAAAAATACCATGAAGAAACCTTGGACATATTGCAGCAATGGTTACGTGATGAAAACAGCCACATTAGAAGATTAGCTTCAGAAGGTACTAGGCCAAGACTTCCTTGGGCAAAAAAAATAGGAGCTTTGAAAGGTGACTTCAGAAATAATTTAAAGCTTCTTGAGCCATTAATGAATGACCCTTCTAATTATGTTCAAAAATCTGTAGCCAATCACATTAATGATATTACGAAAGAAGATAAAGAACTCGTTTTTCGATGGTTGCGAGAATTACTCGATAAAAACCATCCTGTTAATCCTTGGATTATGAAACATGGATTAAGAACGGTGATAAAAAATGGCACTTTACCAAAAGATTTTTATTTTTAA
- a CDS encoding cephalosporin hydroxylase family protein, whose protein sequence is MDNISSEFLKQYYDSNVWLHGTHWFGVPICKLPSDLFLYQEILYELKPDLIIECGTFYGGSALFLASMLDLIGKGHVLTIDITPQPNRPSHNRITYLTASSVSVQAVQSILSMRKPDDVILVILDSDHSKEHVSKELLLYKSIVTTGSYIIVEDTSINGNPLLPDWGPGPMEAVEEFLTKNSNFIIDESKHKFFISFNPKGFLKKIK, encoded by the coding sequence ATCGATAACATTAGTAGCGAATTTCTAAAACAATATTACGACAGCAACGTTTGGTTACATGGTACACACTGGTTCGGGGTTCCAATCTGCAAACTTCCTTCTGATCTCTTTTTGTATCAAGAAATATTATACGAATTAAAGCCTGATTTAATTATTGAATGCGGAACTTTTTACGGTGGTAGTGCACTGTTTTTAGCTTCTATGTTAGATTTAATTGGAAAAGGTCACGTACTTACTATCGATATAACTCCGCAACCAAATCGGCCATCCCATAATCGAATTACGTATTTAACAGCTTCATCTGTTTCTGTACAGGCCGTCCAATCAATATTAAGTATGCGCAAACCTGATGATGTGATTTTAGTTATTTTAGATTCTGATCATAGTAAAGAACATGTATCGAAAGAACTCTTACTTTATAAATCTATTGTAACCACTGGCAGTTACATTATTGTAGAAGATACAAGTATTAACGGAAATCCTCTCCTTCCTGATTGGGGCCCTGGCCCAATGGAAGCTGTGGAAGAGTTTTTAACTAAAAATAGCAATTTCATAATCGATGAATCTAAACATAAGTTTTTCATATCATTTAATCCAAAAGGTTTTTTAAAGAAGATAAAGTGA
- a CDS encoding peptide MFS transporter yields MKEKNELVQSIPQTGFFGHPKGLFSLFFTEFWERFSHYGMRAILLYYMYYSVSKGGLGIDQSTATSIMAIYGSLLFMSSIIGGWISDRLFGPSKTVFFGGVLIMIGHLILALPGSKSALFISMVFLVLGTGLLKPNISNIVGSLYSETDARRDSGFSIFYMGINLGALLAPLVVGTLGQQYNFHLGFGVAAIGMAIGLGVFVGTKKKNLGLIGTQVPNPLSDSERKKTIKYFSVGLVVLILLGVVTIPTGLLTINRFTFLISILGIVIPAYYFIYMYRSPKTTKIEQSRLLAYIPLFIAATIFWSIQEQGAIILATYADQRTQLQFNGITLHSAWFQSLSPIFIVTLAPIFAWIWIKLGKKQPSTAKKFAIGLLFAGLSFSVMIIPALINGTHSLVNPMWLVLSFFLIVIGEVCLSPSGLSITTKLAPAAFSSQTMSLWFLSTASAQAINAQVVKLYNPATESIYFGVIGAISILVSILLFALSSKIQSFMKGLQ; encoded by the coding sequence ATGAAAGAAAAAAACGAACTTGTTCAAAGTATTCCTCAAACAGGATTTTTTGGGCATCCAAAAGGATTATTCTCTTTATTCTTCACTGAGTTTTGGGAAAGGTTTTCTCATTACGGGATGAGAGCTATTTTACTGTATTATATGTACTATTCGGTCTCAAAAGGTGGATTAGGAATTGATCAATCTACCGCAACCTCGATAATGGCAATTTACGGTTCCTTACTGTTCATGTCTAGTATTATCGGTGGATGGATATCGGATCGTTTATTTGGTCCAAGTAAAACCGTATTCTTTGGTGGCGTTTTAATTATGATTGGCCATCTTATTTTAGCTTTACCGGGTAGTAAAAGTGCGTTATTTATCTCTATGGTCTTCTTAGTTCTAGGAACAGGGTTGTTAAAGCCTAACATATCGAATATCGTAGGAAGTTTATACAGTGAAACAGATGCGCGTCGTGACTCAGGGTTCAGTATATTCTACATGGGTATTAACTTAGGTGCCTTACTTGCACCTTTAGTTGTCGGAACATTAGGTCAGCAATATAATTTCCACCTTGGTTTTGGAGTTGCGGCAATTGGTATGGCAATTGGGTTAGGGGTATTTGTTGGAACAAAAAAGAAAAACCTTGGTCTAATCGGTACACAAGTACCTAATCCATTATCAGATTCGGAAAGAAAAAAGACTATTAAGTATTTCAGTGTTGGTCTGGTTGTATTAATATTGCTAGGTGTGGTTACAATTCCAACTGGGTTGTTAACTATAAATCGTTTTACATTCCTGATTAGTATCTTAGGGATTGTTATTCCAGCCTATTATTTCATTTATATGTATCGTAGTCCTAAAACAACAAAAATAGAGCAATCTCGTCTTCTTGCGTATATACCACTCTTTATTGCAGCTACAATATTTTGGTCTATACAAGAACAAGGTGCTATTATCTTAGCGACATACGCGGATCAACGAACTCAATTACAGTTCAATGGAATTACATTGCATTCCGCTTGGTTCCAATCATTAAGTCCAATCTTTATCGTAACGCTTGCACCGATTTTTGCATGGATTTGGATAAAGTTAGGCAAGAAGCAGCCTTCAACGGCAAAAAAATTCGCTATTGGATTGCTATTTGCAGGTTTATCATTCTCAGTTATGATTATTCCGGCTTTAATCAACGGTACTCACTCTTTAGTGAACCCTATGTGGTTAGTCCTTAGCTTCTTTTTAATTGTAATTGGAGAAGTTTGTTTATCTCCTTCAGGGTTATCAATAACGACTAAGCTGGCTCCAGCTGCTTTCTCTTCGCAAACCATGAGCTTATGGTTCTTATCAACTGCGTCTGCGCAAGCAATAAATGCCCAAGTTGTTAAACTGTATAATCCTGCAACAGAATCAATTTACTTTGGTGTTATTGGTGCTATCTCCATTTTAGTTAGCATCCTGCTGTTTGCATTATCATCAAAAATCCAAAGTTTCATGAAGGGACTTCAATAA
- a CDS encoding iron-sulfur cluster biosynthesis family protein, protein MNIRITDEAKAAIHRLVREDKKIIRIRGTMTNSCSIFVDVDLIWDTYNADDVVYEDAELIVQMDSFTTDYTGDTVKLDYKTTGFSITTPSETLVYGLSIKK, encoded by the coding sequence ATGAACATTCGTATTACTGATGAAGCAAAAGCAGCTATACATAGACTAGTACGTGAAGACAAAAAGATCATTCGCATTAGAGGAACTATGACAAACTCTTGCAGTATTTTCGTTGATGTCGATTTAATTTGGGATACATATAATGCGGATGATGTTGTATATGAAGATGCGGAGCTTATCGTACAAATGGATTCATTCACGACAGATTACACTGGTGATACGGTGAAACTTGATTATAAGACGACAGGTTTTAGTATTACGACTCCTAGTGAGACTTTGGTGTATGGATTGTCGATTAAAAAATAA
- the lepB gene encoding signal peptidase I: MKEEIKRGWGRYILFIFVLVGAYQSFTLCKVEGKSMQPTLHEEDYVFVNKAAVHFSSLQHGEIVIIKEEDESKYYVKRVIGLPGDIINITNGTVYVNDKKQDEPYINKDLYNNTQVFYNFQKTKIPPNKLFVMGDNREQSKDSRNGLGYIEEDNIIGKVKFVYYPFSKMKIIK; the protein is encoded by the coding sequence ATGAAAGAGGAGATTAAGAGAGGTTGGGGAAGGTACATACTATTTATATTTGTCCTAGTAGGAGCGTACCAGTCTTTTACTTTATGTAAGGTGGAAGGAAAATCAATGCAGCCAACTTTACATGAAGAAGACTACGTATTTGTAAATAAAGCCGCTGTACACTTTTCTAGCTTACAGCATGGAGAAATCGTCATTATTAAGGAAGAGGATGAGTCGAAATATTATGTGAAACGTGTAATAGGGCTTCCTGGTGACATAATTAACATAACGAATGGAACTGTATACGTAAATGACAAAAAGCAAGATGAACCTTATATAAATAAAGATTTATATAACAATACACAAGTGTTTTATAATTTTCAAAAGACAAAGATTCCGCCAAATAAGTTATTTGTAATGGGAGACAATCGTGAACAAAGTAAGGATAGTCGAAATGGTTTAGGATATATTGAAGAAGATAATATAATAGGAAAAGTGAAATTTGTGTACTATCCTTTTTCGAAAATGAAAATCATAAAATAA
- a CDS encoding peptidoglycan D,D-transpeptidase FtsI family protein — protein sequence MKRGSKMRQKKEKQKQSKKKKTHIPFRLNVLFFIVFLLFSAIIIQLGKVQIIDGETYRNEVNKKEDVTVSTPVPRGKMFDREGKVIVNNKPLRTVTYTKMKGVDSKEVLIVARNLAKLIEMPQEDMDKLTETDKKDFWMQLNEKRAATKVTKEDESKFRKQEIEGKDLDKKVEELRRERITQEELNELSKEDIEVLAIKSKMNAGYKMTPQIVKKDVSQNEYAVVSEGLSSLPGVDTTVDWEREYPNDKILRSVLGSVSTENEGLPREQLDYYLVRDYNRNDRIGKSYIEKQYEDVLHGTKEQSKNITDKAGNIIRTEKVTKGKSGNNLMLTVDMDLQKKVEESLERNLRAFHSSEPMMDRAFVVMMNPKNGQILSLAGKKIVNKDGGMQIEDYALGTMISSYELGSTVKGATVLAGYQTEAIKPYTHFFDAPMYFKGSSKPKKSWKDFGDIDDLRALQVSSNVYMFNTALKIAGIDYVPNNPLDIRQETFNKMRYYFRQFGLGVPTGIDLPNESIGQMGRTDNIPGFLLDYAIGQYDTYTPLQLAQYMSTIANGGYRMKPQIVQEIREQPNRPEEVGKVMQSMEPVVLNRVDMDLSYINHVKEGFRRVFQEVDGTGAGTFKGLPYKPAGKTGTAETVYGGESDIGRDENNYRKKCYNLTLAGYAPYDADPEVAFSVVVPWVNNDKSGINSAIGKEVLDAYFDLKTQRSGASPVPVAQ from the coding sequence ATGAAGCGAGGGAGCAAAATGAGACAGAAAAAGGAGAAACAGAAACAGTCGAAAAAGAAAAAGACTCATATTCCATTTCGGTTAAATGTACTATTTTTTATCGTTTTTCTTTTATTTTCAGCTATTATTATTCAATTAGGTAAAGTACAAATCATCGACGGAGAAACGTATCGAAATGAAGTGAATAAAAAGGAAGATGTAACGGTGAGTACTCCAGTTCCGAGAGGGAAGATGTTTGACCGGGAAGGGAAAGTTATTGTAAATAATAAACCGTTACGAACTGTTACATATACGAAGATGAAAGGAGTGGACTCAAAAGAGGTTTTAATAGTGGCAAGAAATTTAGCAAAGCTAATTGAAATGCCGCAAGAAGATATGGACAAGTTAACAGAGACAGATAAAAAAGACTTTTGGATGCAGTTAAATGAAAAACGTGCAGCAACAAAAGTAACGAAAGAAGATGAGAGTAAATTTAGGAAACAGGAAATAGAAGGGAAAGACTTAGATAAGAAAGTAGAAGAGTTGAGACGAGAAAGAATTACACAAGAAGAATTAAACGAGCTTTCGAAAGAGGATATAGAAGTACTAGCAATTAAAAGCAAAATGAATGCGGGATATAAAATGACGCCACAAATCGTCAAAAAAGATGTAAGTCAAAATGAATATGCAGTAGTGAGTGAAGGATTATCGAGCTTGCCAGGCGTAGATACGACTGTGGATTGGGAGCGCGAATATCCAAATGACAAAATACTACGTTCTGTACTTGGTAGTGTTTCTACTGAGAATGAGGGATTACCAAGGGAGCAATTAGACTATTATTTAGTGCGAGATTATAACCGAAATGATCGTATTGGTAAGAGTTACATCGAAAAACAATACGAAGATGTGTTACATGGAACGAAAGAACAGTCTAAAAATATTACGGATAAAGCTGGAAATATTATTCGGACTGAAAAAGTGACAAAAGGAAAAAGTGGAAATAATTTAATGTTAACAGTTGATATGGATTTACAGAAAAAGGTGGAGGAAAGTCTTGAAAGGAATTTAAGGGCATTTCATTCTTCTGAACCGATGATGGATCGTGCATTCGTCGTTATGATGAATCCGAAAAATGGTCAAATTCTATCATTAGCAGGAAAGAAAATTGTAAATAAAGATGGCGGGATGCAAATAGAAGACTACGCTTTAGGAACGATGATAAGTTCTTACGAGTTAGGATCAACGGTGAAAGGAGCTACGGTATTAGCGGGATATCAAACAGAAGCGATTAAGCCATATACGCATTTCTTTGATGCACCAATGTACTTTAAAGGAAGTTCGAAGCCGAAGAAATCGTGGAAAGACTTTGGAGATATTGATGATTTAAGAGCATTGCAAGTTTCATCCAATGTCTACATGTTTAATACGGCGTTAAAGATTGCGGGGATTGATTATGTACCAAACAATCCGTTAGATATTAGGCAAGAAACATTCAATAAAATGCGCTATTACTTTAGACAATTTGGTTTAGGTGTACCAACCGGTATTGACCTTCCAAATGAATCGATTGGTCAAATGGGTAGAACCGATAATATACCTGGTTTTTTACTTGACTATGCCATTGGACAATATGATACATATACGCCGCTTCAGCTTGCGCAATATATGTCAACGATTGCAAATGGTGGTTACCGAATGAAACCACAAATTGTACAAGAAATTAGAGAGCAACCGAATAGACCAGAGGAAGTCGGGAAAGTTATGCAATCGATGGAACCAGTCGTGTTAAATCGAGTGGATATGGATCTTTCATATATAAATCATGTGAAAGAAGGGTTTAGAAGAGTTTTCCAAGAGGTAGATGGGACCGGTGCTGGAACTTTTAAAGGTTTACCGTATAAACCGGCTGGGAAAACAGGAACAGCAGAAACAGTGTACGGTGGAGAAAGTGATATTGGAAGAGATGAAAACAACTATCGAAAAAAATGTTATAATTTAACTCTCGCCGGGTATGCGCCATATGATGCTGATCCGGAAGTTGCTTTTTCTGTTGTTGTGCCATGGGTAAATAATGATAAATCAGGTATTAATTCTGCAATTGGTAAAGAGGTTTTGGATGCATATTTTGACTTAAAAACGCAGAGATCGGGTGCAAGTCCAGTCCCAGTAGCACAATAG
- a CDS encoding NAD-dependent protein deacylase → MQQYEEVRSILEKAKKITVLTGAGASTESGIPDFRSANGLYADANIEMYLSRGYYNRNPKEFWKHYKEIFQINTFHQYKPNLGHRFLAEIEEQGKDITILTQNIDGLHQVGGSKHVIDLHGTLQTAHCPKCKTGYDLQYMIDHEVPRCEKCNFILNPDVVLYGDTLPQYQNAIKRLYETDVLLVMGTSLKVQPVASFPEIAKREVGATTILVNEELTGQEYNFDFIFQNKIGEFAKGLSSIK, encoded by the coding sequence GTGCAGCAATATGAGGAAGTACGTTCGATATTAGAAAAAGCAAAGAAAATTACAGTGTTAACAGGGGCTGGTGCAAGTACGGAAAGTGGAATCCCTGATTTTCGTTCAGCAAATGGATTATATGCTGATGCGAATATAGAGATGTATTTGTCGAGAGGCTATTATAATAGAAATCCGAAAGAGTTTTGGAAGCATTATAAAGAAATCTTTCAAATTAATACGTTTCATCAATATAAACCAAATCTTGGGCATCGCTTTTTAGCAGAGATAGAAGAACAAGGAAAAGACATAACGATTTTAACGCAAAATATTGATGGTTTACATCAAGTAGGTGGTAGTAAACATGTAATTGATTTACATGGAACACTGCAAACAGCGCATTGTCCAAAGTGTAAAACGGGGTATGATTTACAATATATGATTGATCATGAAGTGCCGCGTTGTGAGAAGTGTAATTTCATACTAAATCCAGATGTTGTTTTATACGGAGATACGTTACCTCAGTATCAAAATGCGATCAAACGTTTATATGAAACAGATGTACTTCTTGTAATGGGGACGTCACTCAAAGTACAGCCTGTCGCGTCATTCCCAGAAATCGCAAAGAGGGAAGTAGGCGCAACAACAATTTTAGTAAATGAAGAATTAACGGGACAAGAATACAATTTTGATTTTATTTTTCAAAATAAGATTGGTGAATTTGCCAAAGGGTTATCTTCGATTAAATAA
- a CDS encoding DUF2716 domain-containing protein — MKNWIEFTDKEYDRIWDRVYSDFEFSPSMSIFPSFKVPSPFITYDISHYFGESVDLNVYDDLEEKALLVFKENTVSNEYIMALDWQHECYWVNSHLKFDRNEFDEWTIPIFPTGDYYFFIQKDFKWGYLGHPWEESITIFGKELIDAFDQHKPEMFHKILRQG, encoded by the coding sequence ATGAAGAATTGGATTGAGTTTACAGACAAAGAGTACGACCGAATATGGGATAGGGTATATAGTGATTTTGAGTTTTCACCAAGTATGTCTATATTCCCATCATTTAAGGTGCCAAGTCCTTTTATAACATATGATATTTCTCATTACTTTGGAGAATCGGTAGATTTAAATGTATATGACGATCTGGAAGAAAAAGCATTACTAGTTTTTAAAGAGAATACAGTATCGAATGAATATATAATGGCACTTGATTGGCAACATGAATGTTACTGGGTAAATTCACATTTAAAGTTCGATAGAAATGAATTTGATGAGTGGACAATCCCGATTTTTCCAACTGGAGATTACTATTTCTTTATTCAGAAGGACTTTAAGTGGGGGTATTTAGGGCATCCGTGGGAGGAGAGTATAACGATATTTGGAAAAGAATTAATAGATGCTTTTGATCAACATAAACCGGAAATGTTTCATAAGATTTTAAGGCAGGGTTAA